One stretch of Leptospira mtsangambouensis DNA includes these proteins:
- a CDS encoding thiolase C-terminal domain-containing protein, which produces MDPILLGVADTIESEFDSEVYKTLSPLEKYHSLLFRSVDKLFGFLGTDRSKIAPYLTDFVSIEAQSLGREGYGFTVKDSNDMGFGGLACHTVDLGGASVGGAIAEAHTIVKANPYAVVLVAAADVPKSVFKQVSDLKRLTATVCHKDWEMPYGATLIGLYSLLCERMMFDTGVTSEDLEEITKHFRTLAETNPRAFQFQKPLTEKQLKKPLSGVYSTPMIAIVTDHGVATLITSEFMKQKLIENKIIKKDSEHIYLAGSGHSAHAEYFIQKKDLKSPAALACERAVASSGFNRSEIEYAWIYDCFTGMIIHEAGLYFGVSPKETATALRRGKISNGTKEIPINLGGGILNYQAAMALSGATGLIDIASQYGLAVDPIPEKLGTPPNVSLLGGNGGIDSINSVVLFSKEKPKPSREPFTLKPLEVNVPSPKLGEKATILTVSTIYFNPGGEKKPPYLIVCSTKENGEMVLTNLYGKDGTEILSKEGLELGKSKVEFQEIGGKIQAVLLG; this is translated from the coding sequence ATGGACCCAATTCTACTCGGTGTCGCTGACACCATCGAATCTGAATTTGATTCGGAAGTTTATAAAACTCTCTCTCCTTTAGAAAAATACCATTCCTTACTGTTTCGTTCTGTTGATAAACTATTTGGTTTTTTAGGAACAGACCGTTCCAAAATTGCCCCTTATCTAACTGATTTTGTTTCCATCGAAGCCCAGTCCCTTGGCCGCGAAGGATATGGATTTACTGTAAAAGATTCCAATGATATGGGATTTGGTGGGCTTGCTTGTCATACTGTGGATTTGGGTGGAGCCAGTGTCGGTGGAGCCATTGCCGAGGCCCACACAATCGTCAAAGCCAATCCTTATGCTGTTGTCCTTGTCGCTGCTGCCGATGTTCCTAAATCGGTATTCAAACAAGTATCGGATTTAAAACGACTCACAGCGACTGTTTGCCATAAAGATTGGGAAATGCCTTATGGGGCAACTCTCATTGGTCTTTATTCTTTGTTATGTGAACGAATGATGTTTGATACAGGTGTCACCAGTGAAGATTTGGAAGAAATCACTAAACACTTTCGAACTTTGGCGGAAACCAATCCCCGCGCTTTCCAATTCCAAAAACCACTCACGGAAAAACAATTAAAGAAACCACTTTCGGGAGTTTATAGCACACCTATGATTGCCATTGTCACCGATCATGGAGTTGCCACGCTCATCACTTCTGAATTCATGAAACAGAAGTTAATTGAAAATAAAATCATCAAAAAAGATTCCGAACATATTTACTTAGCGGGTTCAGGCCATAGTGCCCATGCAGAATACTTCATCCAAAAAAAGGATTTAAAAAGTCCTGCTGCCCTTGCTTGTGAAAGAGCCGTGGCTTCTTCTGGATTCAATCGATCTGAGATTGAATATGCATGGATTTACGATTGTTTTACTGGAATGATCATCCATGAAGCAGGTTTGTATTTTGGAGTTTCACCAAAAGAAACTGCCACCGCTCTGAGAAGAGGAAAAATTTCCAATGGAACCAAAGAAATCCCGATCAACTTAGGTGGAGGAATTTTAAACTACCAAGCAGCGATGGCACTTTCCGGAGCCACAGGTCTCATTGATATTGCGAGCCAATACGGTCTTGCGGTAGATCCCATCCCAGAAAAGCTGGGAACACCACCTAATGTTAGTTTACTGGGTGGAAATGGTGGGATAGATAGCATCAATTCTGTGGTTTTATTTTCTAAAGAAAAACCGAAACCTTCGAGAGAACCATTCACGTTAAAACCTTTGGAAGTCAATGTCCCAAGTCCCAAACTGGGAGAAAAGGCTACCATCCTCACCGTTAGCACTATCTATTTCAATCCAGGTGGTGAAAAAAAACCACCCTATCTCATTGTCTGTTCTACAAAAGAAAATGGGGAGATGGTCCTCACCAATCTTTATGGAAAGGATGGAACAGAAATTCTATCGAAAGAAGGATTGGAACTGGGAAAATCAAAAGTAGAATTCCAAGAGATTGGAGGAAAAATCCAAGCGGTTTTATTGGGTTGA
- a CDS encoding Gldg family protein yields MFLTADRILPFVSLLSLFAYFLFDGMVVDPKRRIIFFGVIFLFLASDTIVRAFSKGLRKEDQNRYIAAGFGIGAFLLSVLRDFLDLKPVAGFNEEVSAIPKVREFLLLCVVLLSIVFLLQIILLEIGKSSLEAQSNLAKSKSSLLQNAVLGFLFVLPIVVAVNYFAIKRNYNFDLSSQGKFSLSQISRNLIKPITKDVTITAFYPRPLEADGPANGDKLAAFALTRVRPDIEILLDQIKAENSHITVQFINADVEVDLLKEFGQVSNGTIFVRSQKQSLLTSGTPFAEERVIAKETKDLEDLERKLVGALLNVTTEQKKVYFTVSNGERYGMSFKALPNEQVNRFVSSLQFLNFKVAELGFAQGWPSKLPEDAEMLVVLGPTVPFSKEAKEELTKFVLEKNGKLLITMEPKGNEDFSWLLSNAGLKFKSSELIEREEKPGFVVAKRFPDNRLTDLLQKKDMGILFPYSGYLETDATVPSPHSFKSETLLESGFEAFSDENKNGKLDPNEKKESKILSIVLTPMSLANDKVGKIILHTGTSWITDQFIPYAMNSQFSTVSITGLFQDTAVAEIPLKKEELDTISLSDNQKLVAWVIGVFLFPGFILAVGSYFVYSRRKSSMIEV; encoded by the coding sequence ATGTTTTTAACCGCAGATAGAATTTTACCATTTGTAAGTTTACTTTCTCTTTTCGCCTATTTCTTGTTTGATGGGATGGTTGTAGATCCAAAAAGAAGAATCATATTTTTTGGAGTGATTTTTTTATTTTTGGCTTCTGATACCATCGTTCGGGCCTTTTCAAAAGGATTAAGAAAAGAAGACCAAAATCGTTATATTGCTGCCGGATTTGGTATTGGAGCTTTTTTATTATCAGTTTTGCGTGATTTTTTGGATTTAAAACCAGTTGCTGGATTTAATGAAGAAGTCAGTGCCATTCCGAAAGTAAGAGAGTTTCTCCTACTTTGCGTAGTATTATTATCAATTGTATTTCTTCTTCAAATCATACTTCTTGAGATAGGGAAGTCATCATTAGAAGCACAAAGTAATTTAGCAAAATCCAAAAGTTCACTTTTACAAAATGCTGTATTAGGTTTTTTATTCGTTCTTCCCATTGTAGTTGCTGTTAACTATTTTGCGATCAAACGAAACTATAACTTTGATTTGAGTAGCCAGGGAAAATTTTCCCTTTCTCAAATTTCCAGAAATCTAATCAAACCAATCACTAAAGATGTTACGATCACAGCTTTTTATCCTCGTCCCTTGGAAGCAGATGGACCGGCAAATGGAGATAAGTTGGCGGCTTTTGCTCTCACTCGAGTTCGTCCCGATATCGAAATCCTTTTGGATCAAATCAAAGCAGAAAACTCACATATCACTGTCCAATTTATCAATGCAGATGTGGAAGTGGATTTACTAAAAGAGTTTGGCCAGGTTTCGAATGGTACCATTTTTGTCCGTTCTCAGAAACAATCTTTACTCACTTCTGGAACTCCATTTGCAGAAGAAAGGGTGATCGCCAAAGAAACAAAAGATTTAGAAGATCTAGAACGTAAGTTAGTTGGTGCACTTCTCAATGTTACAACCGAACAAAAAAAAGTTTATTTTACCGTTTCCAATGGGGAAAGATACGGAATGTCTTTTAAAGCCCTACCGAATGAGCAAGTAAACCGATTTGTTTCTTCTTTACAGTTTCTCAACTTTAAAGTGGCAGAACTTGGATTTGCACAAGGTTGGCCTTCTAAATTACCAGAAGATGCAGAAATGTTGGTTGTACTTGGGCCAACAGTTCCTTTTTCCAAAGAAGCCAAAGAAGAACTTACTAAGTTTGTTCTTGAAAAAAATGGAAAACTTCTCATTACCATGGAACCGAAAGGGAATGAAGACTTCAGTTGGTTACTATCAAACGCTGGTCTCAAATTTAAATCATCAGAGCTCATTGAAAGAGAAGAAAAACCTGGATTTGTTGTCGCAAAACGTTTTCCGGACAATAGACTCACCGATTTACTCCAGAAAAAAGACATGGGAATTTTATTCCCTTACAGTGGTTATTTGGAAACGGATGCAACCGTTCCATCTCCTCATTCGTTTAAGTCGGAAACTTTATTGGAATCAGGTTTTGAAGCATTTTCTGATGAAAATAAGAATGGAAAATTAGATCCAAACGAAAAAAAAGAAAGTAAAATTCTCTCCATCGTTTTAACTCCTATGTCTTTAGCCAATGACAAAGTTGGAAAGATTATTTTGCACACAGGTACTTCTTGGATAACTGATCAGTTCATTCCTTATGCAATGAACTCTCAGTTTTCTACAGTGTCCATCACTGGTTTGTTCCAAGATACGGCTGTTGCAGAAATTCCACTCAAAAAAGAAGAATTAGATACCATTTCCCTTTCCGACAATCAAAAGTTAGTTGCTTGGGTGATTGGAGTATTTTTATTTCCAGGATTCATTTTGGCAGTGGGATCTTACTTTGTATATTCCAGACGAAAAAGTTCTATGATTGAAGTATGA
- the pheS gene encoding phenylalanine--tRNA ligase subunit alpha produces the protein MSLSQEIEALVKEAESVLSSATSEQDLDSLKNQFIGKKGKLTSVLKGLASLSVEEKKTVGKQANEAQSQLESFVETKRTSLKESFYENKLGQEFFDSLRPLASKERGSLHPISQIQYEIEDIFTSMGFSVMDGPEVETDENNFGALNFTEDHPARDMQDTFYTADGNLLRTHTSAIQVRALRKLKPPFRIIAPGRVFRYEEVDASHENTFYQVEGMVVGENISVAHLIYTMETLLSRVFRKEIKTRLRPGYFPFVEPGFELDINCLVCGGEGCSVCKHSGWLELLPCGLVHPNVLEAAGLDSKKWTGFAFGLGLDRLVMMRYGIHDIRYFQSGNLRFLKQF, from the coding sequence ATGAGCCTATCCCAAGAAATCGAAGCCTTAGTCAAAGAAGCGGAATCTGTTTTATCTTCTGCCACATCCGAACAAGATTTGGATTCTTTAAAAAACCAATTCATTGGTAAAAAAGGAAAACTCACTTCTGTTTTAAAAGGTCTTGCTTCTTTATCTGTTGAAGAGAAAAAAACGGTTGGGAAACAAGCAAACGAAGCGCAAAGCCAACTCGAAAGTTTTGTTGAAACCAAAAGAACTTCTTTAAAAGAAAGTTTTTATGAAAACAAGTTAGGCCAAGAATTCTTTGATAGTTTACGCCCGCTTGCTTCTAAAGAAAGAGGAAGTCTCCATCCCATTTCTCAAATCCAATACGAAATCGAAGATATTTTTACATCCATGGGTTTTTCTGTGATGGATGGGCCAGAAGTAGAAACTGATGAAAACAATTTTGGTGCCCTGAATTTTACCGAAGACCATCCGGCACGTGATATGCAAGATACGTTTTATACGGCCGATGGTAACTTACTCAGAACTCATACTTCAGCCATCCAAGTGCGTGCCCTACGCAAACTAAAACCACCCTTTCGGATCATTGCCCCTGGTCGAGTGTTTCGATACGAAGAAGTAGATGCCTCTCACGAAAATACTTTTTACCAAGTAGAAGGAATGGTTGTGGGTGAAAACATTTCTGTGGCCCATTTGATTTATACAATGGAAACACTTCTTTCTCGTGTGTTCCGAAAAGAAATCAAAACAAGACTTCGTCCTGGATACTTTCCATTTGTGGAGCCAGGATTTGAACTTGATATCAACTGTTTGGTCTGCGGTGGAGAAGGTTGTAGTGTTTGTAAACATTCAGGTTGGTTGGAATTACTTCCTTGTGGTCTTGTACATCCGAATGTATTGGAAGCAGCAGGACTTGATTCTAAAAAATGGACTGGGTTTGCCTTTGGCCTAGGCCTTGACCGACTTGTCATGATGCGTTATGGAATCCATGACATCCGCTATTTCCAATCAGGAAATTTAAGGTTTCTTAAACAGTTTTAG
- a CDS encoding LIC_10450 family protein, with the protein MTPEKSKYHYIKIDSISEIDPLKLSISQIQQRYIDKDNNRYALRFNKETRRIEILKLIGNHFEVVPKSQVHSAMEDPKTTQNPTAPQISQQITQVSEDLKSNPILGKLVGALGQKPADKPVEIPKEKQSPIGEENLMSEDVDLDIFEGEEPPPLTKEPLTHEGLLNTPEPPSPKEHETVENAEPNLQVGADSEEKTAYQSIEDFIKLLSTYRERVTAIIRNLQSSRIFELTGDPSENKNIVGNFAREMEAQVFEAIDKMIDLHKEMTSYPRPITYYISKAPAEKREEMKFIESDKEKLNRLHLFEMQRLSDIIVKDFKKLSLQLLNILNLKNEIQVKQLQYANQLMYVDAKNASLYFAQDLDKTILDIEHWKQSK; encoded by the coding sequence GTGACTCCTGAAAAATCAAAATACCATTATATAAAAATTGATTCCATTTCAGAAATTGATCCACTTAAATTATCCATTTCTCAAATCCAACAGAGATATATCGACAAAGATAACAATCGTTATGCGCTACGTTTTAACAAAGAAACTCGTAGAATTGAAATTTTAAAACTCATAGGCAATCATTTTGAAGTAGTTCCTAAGTCGCAGGTTCATTCTGCTATGGAAGATCCCAAAACAACACAAAATCCCACAGCTCCACAAATCTCTCAACAGATAACCCAGGTCTCAGAAGATTTAAAATCCAATCCCATATTAGGAAAGTTAGTTGGTGCGCTTGGGCAAAAACCCGCTGACAAACCTGTAGAAATTCCTAAGGAAAAACAAAGTCCTATTGGAGAAGAAAATCTCATGAGTGAGGACGTGGATTTGGATATTTTTGAAGGGGAAGAACCCCCTCCTCTCACCAAAGAACCACTCACCCATGAGGGACTTCTCAATACACCTGAGCCACCAAGTCCTAAGGAACACGAAACTGTCGAAAACGCAGAACCAAACTTACAAGTGGGGGCAGATTCTGAAGAAAAAACTGCCTACCAAAGTATAGAAGACTTTATTAAATTATTATCTACCTACCGAGAAAGAGTTACAGCCATCATTCGTAATTTACAATCCTCTAGGATTTTTGAGTTAACGGGAGACCCTTCCGAAAATAAAAATATAGTTGGAAACTTTGCTCGTGAAATGGAAGCACAAGTTTTTGAAGCCATTGATAAAATGATCGATCTTCACAAAGAAATGACATCATATCCTCGTCCTATTACGTATTATATCTCAAAGGCCCCGGCAGAAAAAAGAGAAGAAATGAAATTTATTGAATCGGATAAGGAAAAATTAAACAGACTTCATCTGTTTGAAATGCAAAGACTTTCCGATATAATAGTAAAAGACTTCAAAAAACTTAGTTTGCAATTATTGAATATTTTAAATCTGAAAAATGAAATTCAGGTAAAACAATTACAATATGCAAACCAGTTGATGTATGTTGATGCCAAAAATGCATCCCTTTATTTTGCGCAAGATTTGGATAAAACCATACTTGATATAGAGCACTGGAAACAATCGAAATGA
- a CDS encoding UDP-N-acetylmuramate--L-alanine ligase: MKIFMVGIGGIAMGNLAYMLKNQGHDVSGSDQNLYPPMSDKLVEWGLSPKSGYRKENVKGADLVIIGNAISRGNPEVEEVLNTGMEYMSMAQAIGTFFLKNKKPIVISGTHGKTTTTFLTHWILESIGLKPGLFVGGIRKDGFPGFALGEGDYFVIEGDEYDSAFFDKSSKFLHYRPYYLAMNALDFDHADIFADLNAIKTMFKRLLNLVPGRGKVFYWKGSKNLVEITKDYKHAPVESFELGDKNSIFKYEKGVLSEIRTKNKLKPNLIGSHNYRNVEVAVRICLEIAPQKRKEILEAVESFPGVKRRQENLFVSDKSLLVEDFAHHPVAIQETIKAHKEAYPGYKIISLFEPRSATSHRNVFQDDFAKCFKGSDVSIVTEVYQVDKVNKPLRLNVKKLVKDISKNTKKEALYAKDPKEIPALLKKILPKFQKEKVIILAMSNGAFGGIYPELKSLIELRESV, from the coding sequence TTGAAAATCTTTATGGTAGGCATTGGTGGAATTGCTATGGGTAATTTGGCCTATATGCTAAAAAATCAAGGTCATGATGTATCCGGTTCCGACCAAAATCTTTACCCACCTATGTCCGATAAGTTGGTAGAATGGGGTTTGTCACCTAAATCTGGTTATCGTAAAGAAAATGTAAAGGGTGCTGATTTAGTGATCATTGGGAACGCTATCTCACGTGGGAATCCAGAAGTAGAAGAAGTTCTCAATACAGGAATGGAATACATGAGTATGGCCCAGGCCATCGGGACTTTTTTTCTCAAAAATAAAAAACCCATCGTGATCTCTGGAACTCATGGAAAAACAACGACAACCTTTTTAACCCATTGGATTTTAGAGTCCATAGGTCTAAAACCCGGTCTTTTTGTGGGTGGGATTCGTAAGGATGGATTTCCTGGATTTGCACTGGGAGAAGGGGATTATTTTGTTATTGAAGGAGATGAATATGATTCTGCTTTCTTTGATAAAAGTTCAAAATTTTTACATTACAGACCTTACTATTTAGCAATGAATGCCCTCGACTTTGATCATGCGGATATTTTTGCCGATCTAAATGCAATCAAAACCATGTTCAAACGCCTGTTAAATTTGGTCCCTGGACGCGGTAAGGTATTCTATTGGAAAGGTTCAAAAAATCTAGTAGAGATCACAAAAGATTACAAACATGCACCTGTAGAATCATTTGAATTAGGTGATAAAAATTCCATTTTTAAATACGAAAAAGGTGTTTTGTCTGAGATTAGAACCAAAAATAAATTAAAACCCAATTTGATTGGTTCACATAACTACCGCAATGTGGAAGTGGCGGTTCGTATTTGTTTAGAAATTGCTCCACAAAAAAGAAAAGAGATTTTAGAAGCAGTGGAATCATTCCCTGGTGTCAAACGAAGACAAGAAAATCTTTTTGTTTCTGACAAAAGCCTCCTTGTGGAAGATTTTGCCCATCATCCAGTTGCCATCCAAGAAACCATAAAGGCTCACAAAGAAGCGTATCCAGGATACAAAATCATTTCTCTTTTCGAACCAAGAAGTGCGACTTCGCATCGAAATGTTTTCCAAGATGATTTTGCTAAATGTTTTAAAGGTAGTGATGTCAGCATCGTGACTGAAGTTTATCAGGTAGATAAGGTAAACAAACCTTTGCGTTTGAATGTTAAAAAATTGGTAAAAGACATCTCAAAGAATACAAAGAAAGAAGCTTTGTATGCGAAAGACCCAAAAGAAATTCCAGCCCTCTTAAAAAAGATTCTTCCAAAGTTCCAAAAGGAAAAAGTAATTATCCTTGCGATGTCGAACGGTGCCTTTGGTGGAATTTATCCTGAATTAAAATCATTAATCGAATTACGAGAATCTGTATGA
- a CDS encoding ABC transporter ATP-binding protein — protein sequence MIQVSNLSKFYGEKRAISGLNFKLEKGEIVGLLGLNGAGKTTTIRILTGYLIPSAGDASIDGKSIFDFPLEAKQKIGYLPETPPLYEDMTILEYLQFVGRIKKIEESKLASEVEKVLLKTNITAVKDKLIGTLSLGYRKRVGIAQAILGDPEIVIMDEPISGLDPKQIVEIRNLIRSLAGDHTVLISSHILTEIYKTCDKFLFLHKGSLKQELSLSRLEEEMNRLAGWEVGLSGKESNDLHSFVKSVIGGSDTVTELGTNKEEIQFLVRTTNPKQFKESLFSKALSSGIQIESLKKQEVSLEQIFMEKI from the coding sequence ATGATTCAAGTCAGCAATTTATCAAAATTTTACGGCGAAAAACGAGCCATCTCAGGGCTTAATTTCAAATTAGAAAAAGGCGAAATTGTGGGTCTTTTGGGACTCAACGGCGCCGGGAAAACCACCACAATTCGAATCTTGACCGGGTATTTGATTCCCAGCGCAGGAGATGCTTCGATTGATGGGAAGTCCATCTTTGACTTTCCTTTGGAGGCAAAACAGAAAATAGGTTACCTACCGGAAACCCCTCCACTCTACGAAGACATGACGATTTTGGAATATCTTCAATTTGTGGGTCGAATCAAAAAAATCGAAGAATCCAAACTCGCCTCAGAAGTAGAAAAGGTTCTTTTAAAAACTAACATTACGGCTGTTAAAGATAAGTTGATTGGTACTTTATCTTTAGGATATAGGAAACGAGTGGGAATTGCCCAAGCAATCCTTGGAGATCCTGAAATTGTGATTATGGACGAACCGATCTCAGGACTTGATCCAAAACAAATTGTAGAGATTCGAAATTTAATTCGAAGTTTGGCCGGTGATCATACCGTTCTCATCTCCAGTCATATCTTAACCGAAATTTATAAAACTTGTGATAAGTTTTTATTTTTACACAAAGGAAGTTTGAAACAGGAACTTTCTTTATCAAGATTAGAGGAAGAAATGAATCGTCTTGCTGGTTGGGAAGTTGGTTTATCTGGAAAAGAGTCAAACGATCTACATTCGTTCGTGAAATCAGTGATTGGTGGATCAGATACTGTGACTGAACTTGGAACCAACAAAGAAGAAATTCAATTTTTAGTTCGAACCACAAATCCAAAACAATTTAAAGAATCTTTGTTTTCCAAAGCACTTTCGAGTGGAATTCAAATTGAGTCTTTAAAAAAACAAGAAGTGTCTTTAGAACAGATTTTTATGGAGAAGATATGA
- the rpsT gene encoding 30S ribosomal protein S20, which yields MANLKSSKKDIRRTARRKERNGEDRTELRTYARLLLKAIKAGDKTEALTVFSKLASKLDRAAKTKLIHKKNADRKKSRMALRINSIETKAA from the coding sequence TTGGCTAATTTAAAATCATCTAAGAAAGACATTCGTAGAACCGCTCGTAGAAAAGAGCGAAATGGTGAAGATCGCACTGAATTGCGAACTTATGCTCGCCTCCTTCTCAAAGCAATCAAAGCTGGAGACAAAACAGAAGCACTCACTGTATTCTCTAAACTTGCTTCCAAGTTAGACAGAGCAGCAAAAACAAAACTCATCCATAAGAAAAATGCAGATCGTAAAAAATCTCGTATGGCTCTTCGTATCAACTCCATCGAAACAAAAGCCGCCTAA
- a CDS encoding ABC transporter permease → MNWQTAVWIYKKELRLFFGTYMGPLVLGGTAFLNALFVMILNFNGTANYEIATYITFISFMTTILIAMVIISMGSIVEERNKGTLELLFTSPVTDLEIVFGKFLFGVTVCGIITIFINGLFPLLLYSFWKAPFYMVASGSVGVFLLGVFTFTIGMFGSSLGKNQMISLLISVLIILTLWVVGYFSHLFQATTRKVLFHLHIFSHFAAFAKGVVPLTGIVFFLSGTFLFLYLTVKVLESRRWRG, encoded by the coding sequence ATGAACTGGCAAACTGCTGTTTGGATCTATAAAAAAGAATTACGATTATTTTTTGGAACGTATATGGGGCCTTTGGTTCTGGGAGGAACTGCATTTCTCAATGCACTCTTCGTGATGATTCTAAATTTTAATGGAACTGCAAATTATGAAATTGCAACTTACATCACTTTCATTTCCTTTATGACAACAATTCTTATCGCAATGGTCATCATATCGATGGGTTCCATTGTAGAGGAAAGAAATAAGGGAACTTTGGAATTACTATTTACATCTCCAGTCACAGATTTGGAAATTGTTTTTGGTAAATTTCTTTTTGGTGTTACTGTTTGTGGGATCATTACCATTTTTATCAATGGACTCTTTCCTTTGTTGTTATACTCTTTTTGGAAAGCTCCGTTTTACATGGTAGCTTCTGGAAGTGTCGGTGTGTTTTTGTTAGGTGTATTTACCTTCACGATTGGAATGTTTGGATCAAGTCTTGGTAAAAACCAAATGATTTCCTTACTCATTTCTGTGTTAATCATTTTGACACTATGGGTTGTGGGATATTTTTCACACCTATTCCAGGCAACAACGAGAAAGGTTCTCTTTCATTTACATATCTTTTCTCACTTTGCCGCTTTTGCCAAGGGTGTTGTCCCTTTGACTGGGATTGTTTTTTTCTTAAGTGGAACGTTTTTGTTCTTATACCTTACCGTAAAGGTCTTGGAATCCAGGAGATGGAGGGGATAG